A DNA window from Mycolicibacter terrae contains the following coding sequences:
- the pheT gene encoding phenylalanine--tRNA ligase subunit beta: MRIPYSWLRDVLTVGTPGFDISASDMEQALLRVGHEVEEVHTLGPVTGPFKVGRVTQIEELTEFKKPIRACLVDVGESEPREIVCGATNFAVGELVVVALPGAVLPGDFAIATRKTYGRTSDGMICSASEIRLSTDHSGILVLPAGTAEPGADATEVLGLDDVVYELAITPDRGYCMSVRGLARDLASALDLDFADPASRAAVPALPAEGEAWPLSVQPDTGVRRFALRGVTGIDPAAVSPWWLQRRLLLCGIRAISPAVDATNYVMLELGHPMHAHDRARITGALGVRFARPGETVTTLDDVERKLDPADVLIVDDVATAAIGGVMGSGSTEMREDSRDVLLEAAIWDPAAVSRTARRLHLPSEAARRYERSVDPAISVAVLDRCATLLAEIAGGVVESTLTDWRGDPPVEDWSQPAIEIAADLPDRVAGVSYPEGTTARRLTQIGCAVSAAGETLTVAPPSWRPDLRQPADLVEEVLRLEGLESIPSVLPAAPAGRGLTDVQRRRRAIGKSLALAGYVEVLTTPFLPAGVFDAWGLAEDDPRRATVSVLNPLEADRPALASTLLPGLLEALGRNVSRGISDVALFSIAQVVQSDRPTPDSAGIPVVAVDRRPSDAEIAGIDGALPRQPQHIAVALTGLAEPRGPWGPGRPVEAADAIEAARVIARAGGVEVTLRSGAYLPWHPGRCAEVLVGETLIGHAGQLHPAVIERTGLPKGTCAVELNLDAVPITQSLPAPRVSPFPAVFQDLALVVEEKVTAASVADAVRDGAGELLEDIALFDVYTGPQVADGRKSLAFALRFRAADRTLTEDEASAARDAAVACAAERVGAALR, from the coding sequence ATGCGCATTCCCTACAGCTGGTTGCGCGACGTCCTGACGGTCGGCACGCCCGGATTTGATATCTCCGCATCCGACATGGAGCAGGCCCTGCTGCGGGTCGGGCACGAGGTCGAGGAGGTGCACACCCTGGGGCCGGTGACCGGGCCGTTCAAGGTCGGCCGGGTCACCCAGATCGAGGAACTCACCGAGTTCAAGAAGCCGATCCGGGCTTGCCTCGTGGACGTCGGCGAATCCGAGCCACGTGAGATCGTCTGCGGTGCCACCAATTTCGCCGTCGGGGAGCTGGTGGTGGTAGCCCTGCCCGGCGCGGTGCTGCCCGGTGACTTCGCCATCGCCACCCGTAAGACCTACGGCCGCACCTCCGACGGGATGATCTGCTCGGCGTCCGAAATACGGTTGAGCACAGACCATTCCGGCATCCTCGTGCTGCCGGCCGGCACCGCCGAACCGGGCGCCGACGCCACCGAGGTGCTCGGACTCGACGACGTGGTGTACGAGCTGGCCATCACCCCCGACCGCGGCTACTGCATGTCGGTGCGCGGGCTGGCACGCGATCTGGCTAGTGCGCTGGACCTGGACTTCGCCGACCCGGCCTCCCGCGCTGCGGTGCCCGCGCTGCCCGCAGAGGGTGAGGCGTGGCCGCTGAGCGTGCAGCCGGACACCGGGGTGCGCCGCTTCGCGCTTCGCGGCGTCACCGGGATCGACCCGGCGGCGGTGTCGCCGTGGTGGCTGCAACGCCGCTTACTGCTCTGCGGGATCCGGGCGATCTCGCCGGCCGTCGACGCCACCAACTACGTGATGCTCGAACTCGGCCACCCGATGCACGCCCACGACCGGGCGCGGATCACCGGCGCATTGGGCGTGCGGTTCGCCCGGCCCGGCGAGACCGTCACCACGCTGGATGACGTCGAACGCAAACTCGACCCGGCCGACGTGCTGATCGTCGACGACGTCGCGACCGCCGCGATCGGCGGCGTGATGGGCTCGGGGAGCACCGAGATGCGTGAGGACTCGCGCGATGTGCTGCTGGAGGCCGCGATCTGGGACCCCGCGGCGGTGTCGCGGACCGCGCGGCGCCTGCACCTGCCCAGCGAGGCGGCCCGGCGTTACGAACGCTCCGTCGACCCGGCCATCTCGGTGGCGGTGCTGGACCGCTGCGCGACGCTGCTGGCCGAGATCGCCGGGGGAGTCGTCGAATCCACCCTGACCGACTGGCGCGGTGACCCCCCGGTCGAGGACTGGTCGCAGCCGGCGATCGAGATCGCCGCGGACCTGCCGGACCGCGTCGCCGGGGTGAGCTACCCCGAGGGCACCACTGCCCGGCGCCTGACCCAGATCGGCTGCGCGGTCTCCGCCGCCGGCGAGACTCTGACCGTCGCCCCGCCGAGCTGGCGGCCGGACCTGCGCCAGCCCGCCGACCTGGTCGAGGAGGTGCTGCGGCTCGAGGGGCTGGAATCCATACCGTCGGTGCTGCCGGCGGCACCGGCCGGGCGGGGCCTGACCGACGTCCAGCGTCGCCGCCGCGCGATCGGCAAGTCGCTGGCGCTGGCCGGCTACGTCGAGGTGCTCACCACCCCGTTTCTGCCCGCCGGGGTCTTCGACGCCTGGGGGCTCGCCGAGGACGACCCGCGCCGCGCCACGGTGTCGGTGCTCAACCCGCTGGAGGCCGACCGGCCGGCACTGGCCAGCACGCTGCTGCCCGGCCTGCTGGAAGCATTGGGGCGCAACGTGTCCCGCGGTATCAGCGATGTCGCGCTGTTCTCGATCGCCCAGGTGGTGCAATCGGATCGGCCGACACCGGACAGCGCCGGCATCCCCGTCGTCGCGGTGGATCGTCGTCCCAGCGACGCCGAGATCGCCGGAATCGACGGCGCCCTGCCGCGCCAGCCGCAGCACATCGCGGTGGCGCTGACCGGGCTGGCCGAACCCCGCGGCCCGTGGGGGCCGGGCCGGCCCGTCGAGGCCGCCGATGCCATCGAGGCCGCCCGCGTCATCGCCCGCGCCGGCGGGGTCGAGGTCACGCTGCGATCCGGGGCGTACCTGCCGTGGCATCCGGGCCGTTGCGCCGAGGTGCTGGTGGGCGAGACCCTGATCGGCCACGCCGGGCAGTTGCATCCGGCCGTCATCGAACGCACCGGGCTGCCCAAGGGCACCTGCGCGGTCGAGCTGAATCTGGACGCCGTCCCGATCACGCAGTCCCTGCCCGCGCCGCGGGTGTCGCCGTTCCCCGCGGTGTTCCAGGACCTCGCGCTGGTGGTTGAGGAGAAGGTCACTGCCGCGTCGGTGGCCGATGCGGTGCGCGACGGCGCCGGTGAGTTGCTGGAGGACATCGCCCTGTTCGACGTCTACACCGGCCCGCAGGTCGCCGACGGCCGCAAGTCGCTGGCGTTCGCGCTGCGCTTCCGGGCGGCGGATCGGACCCTGACCGAGGACGAGGCCAGCGCGGCCCGCGATGCGGCCGTGGCCTGCGCCGCCGAGCGCGTAGGTGCCGCCCTGCGGTAG
- the pheS gene encoding phenylalanine--tRNA ligase subunit alpha: MNSALQAAQHAFAAAADLDALAHAKTEHLGDKAPLALARQALAKLDKAERADAGKRVNAARTEAQHAYERRLADLRAERDAAVLAAESIDVTLPSARRPVGARHPITMLAEHVADTFVAMGWELVEGPEVEAEHFNFDALNFPVDHPARSDQDTFHIAPPGSRRLLRTHTSPVQIRALLERELPVYVVSIGRTFRTDELDATHTPVFHQVEGLAVDRGLTMAHLRGTLDAFAQSEFGPGARTRIRPHFFPFTEPSAEVDIWFEGKKGGAGWVEWGGCGMVHPNVLRAVGIDPAEYSGFAFGMGLERTLQFRNGIPDMRDMVEGDVRFSLPFGVGA; the protein is encoded by the coding sequence CTGAATTCGGCACTGCAGGCCGCGCAGCACGCCTTCGCGGCCGCCGCCGACCTGGACGCGCTGGCGCACGCCAAGACCGAGCACCTCGGTGACAAGGCGCCGCTGGCCCTGGCCCGCCAGGCCCTGGCCAAACTGGACAAGGCCGAGCGGGCCGACGCGGGCAAGCGCGTCAACGCTGCCCGCACCGAGGCCCAGCACGCCTACGAGCGGCGACTGGCAGACCTGCGCGCCGAACGCGACGCCGCCGTGCTGGCCGCGGAAAGCATCGACGTCACGCTGCCCTCGGCGCGCCGGCCCGTCGGCGCCCGGCATCCCATCACCATGCTGGCCGAACACGTCGCCGACACCTTCGTCGCGATGGGCTGGGAGCTGGTCGAGGGCCCCGAGGTCGAAGCCGAGCACTTCAACTTCGACGCGCTGAACTTCCCCGTCGACCACCCGGCGCGCAGCGACCAGGACACCTTCCACATCGCCCCGCCCGGATCGCGCCGACTGCTGCGCACCCACACCTCCCCGGTGCAGATCCGCGCCCTGCTGGAGCGCGAACTGCCGGTCTACGTCGTCTCGATCGGGCGCACCTTCCGCACCGACGAACTCGACGCCACCCACACCCCGGTGTTCCACCAGGTGGAGGGGCTGGCGGTGGATCGCGGGCTGACCATGGCGCACCTGCGAGGCACCCTGGACGCCTTCGCCCAGTCGGAGTTCGGGCCGGGCGCACGCACCCGCATCCGGCCGCACTTCTTCCCGTTCACCGAGCCCTCGGCGGAGGTCGACATCTGGTTCGAGGGCAAAAAGGGCGGCGCCGGCTGGGTCGAGTGGGGCGGCTGCGGGATGGTCCACCCCAACGTGCTGCGCGCGGTCGGCATCGACCCGGCCGAATACTCCGGCTTCGCGTTCGGCATGGGCCTGGAACGAACCCTGCAGTTCCGCAACGGAATTCCCGACATGCGTGACATGGTCGAAGGTGACGTGCGGTTCTCCCTGCCGTTCGGGGTGGGTGCCTGA
- a CDS encoding PGRS repeat-containing protein, protein MSGRERQGNDGRRAGKRLAGAGSTVAAFLAFGMAPLATAPTAHADLDFDWLTDLFAPVSDSATGWDTSAWDSSAWDISSWFDASSPGMADATSAFDITALWNSLFYQPLYTAVDAWIESPSNSWLVDMVNGWAPEGQFYLGDGADGTAEHVDGGDGGIWFGSGGAGYAGEDGVEPGDGGSAGLFGNGGAGGDGWDGQDGGDGGAGGTMMGIGGAGGDGGAGGNGGTGGDAMGWLFGIGGAGGNGGAGAVGLDGAAGTWAANSGVGGVGGAGNAGGTGGAGGNATRSMIGGGGAGGNGGGGGAGGQGGTGAAGDAENPDGAAGGDGGEGGSGGSGGAGGNGGTFGSKGAAGEDSTVNGDGGKGGTGGAGVDAGDGQAAGNGGVGGKGGSGGDAGNGGAGGTGGAGGAGDAAHEAANGGDGGLGGDGGKIGNGGTGGTGGAGGVSGTNGGDFTGGVSVGGTGGNGGAGGAGGTDAGNGGNGGVGGVGGAGHDGIKGGNGGNGVVGENDGKGHDGQAGGDGFAGGKGGQGGAAGVKGGGENSKAGQNGAGGDGGVGGAAGAGGDGGAGAKGDWNYEGSGGHLGAGGDGGDAGHGGTAGNGGAGGDGGGDGEAQGQSGEHGDVGSGKPFEASKGGAGGDGADATADHSTGGNGGNGGKGTDGGDGGAGGNGGNGGTFGDGGNGGNGGDGGDGSRSDGGAGGAGGAGGASESGDGGAGGLGGNGGNGDHGLTGDAGEAAVVGVNNGAGGNGGNGGTGFDGGAGGKGGAGGTSQSGTAGVNGNGGDGGDGGSGGAGGNGGNGADGNWDQKGQYGFGSGGQGGNAGNGGAAGKGGDAGAAGTGGTGGEAGTDGADGVGVATGAQGGDGGDGAEGDELHLNGGAGGDGGNGGTNGDGGNGGQGADAEQDDTGNAATGGNGGAGGNGGAGGTVDGNGGTGGNGGDGSSTTITDPATLTKGGNGGAGGKGGAATNGEGGNGGMGGDAGSGTQYGGTGGAGGAGGAVTGDGNGGKGGDGGAGATATGWKSDGTWGIDGFSGKFGSGTILGVSGAGGAGGAGGAATTGDGGDGGTGGAGGTTDAEAGTVVIWGGAGGAGGAGGAATVTAGDDEDAPVPDSGDGGNGGNGGVGGEGTITGGSGGNGGAGGASTSGTGGTGGSGGEGKAASGWNDANGSIAGKGQILGFAGSGGNGGAGGNGETGGSGGAGGTGADGLIGNKFSSGGTGGNGGAGGTGTTGDGGSGGKGGDSGNATWRAHNGGSGGAGGNSTSGNGGKGGDGGAGGTLTSGGTAPTNGQPVIVGAGGNGGNGGSSTATDTEGHGGDGGTGGNGGDGVGSVKGGAGGTGGTGGKAGSVAGEAGAKPAAPTGTSGVEGGAGGDGAEPTPAPTP, encoded by the coding sequence ATGTCAGGTCGGGAGCGGCAGGGGAACGACGGTCGTCGAGCGGGTAAGCGGCTGGCCGGCGCCGGCAGCACTGTGGCGGCGTTCCTGGCGTTCGGTATGGCTCCGTTGGCCACAGCCCCCACGGCGCACGCCGACCTCGACTTCGACTGGCTGACCGACCTGTTCGCCCCGGTCTCGGATTCTGCCACCGGCTGGGACACCAGTGCCTGGGACAGCAGCGCCTGGGACATCAGTTCGTGGTTCGACGCGTCCAGCCCGGGCATGGCCGACGCGACCAGCGCGTTCGACATCACCGCGCTGTGGAACTCGCTGTTCTATCAGCCGCTCTACACCGCGGTCGATGCCTGGATCGAGAGCCCGTCCAACTCCTGGCTCGTCGATATGGTCAACGGCTGGGCTCCCGAGGGCCAGTTCTACCTCGGGGACGGCGCTGACGGCACGGCGGAGCACGTCGACGGCGGTGACGGTGGCATCTGGTTCGGCTCCGGCGGCGCGGGCTACGCCGGTGAGGACGGTGTCGAGCCCGGTGACGGCGGTTCGGCCGGGCTATTCGGCAACGGCGGAGCCGGCGGCGACGGGTGGGATGGACAAGACGGCGGTGACGGTGGTGCCGGCGGCACCATGATGGGCATCGGCGGCGCTGGCGGCGACGGCGGCGCGGGCGGTAACGGCGGCACCGGTGGCGATGCCATGGGCTGGCTGTTCGGGATCGGCGGCGCGGGCGGTAACGGCGGTGCGGGCGCGGTCGGCTTGGACGGTGCGGCCGGAACGTGGGCCGCTAATAGCGGCGTCGGCGGAGTTGGTGGTGCCGGCAATGCCGGTGGCACCGGGGGTGCCGGCGGAAACGCCACCAGGTCCATGATCGGCGGCGGCGGTGCGGGCGGCAACGGTGGCGGCGGCGGCGCCGGCGGCCAGGGCGGTACCGGCGCAGCCGGCGACGCCGAGAACCCCGACGGCGCCGCGGGCGGCGACGGTGGTGAAGGCGGCTCGGGCGGTTCCGGCGGTGCGGGCGGCAACGGCGGCACGTTCGGCAGCAAGGGAGCGGCCGGCGAGGACAGCACGGTCAACGGTGATGGGGGTAAGGGCGGTACAGGCGGGGCCGGCGTGGACGCCGGGGATGGCCAGGCGGCCGGTAACGGTGGTGTCGGTGGCAAGGGTGGCAGCGGCGGCGACGCCGGCAATGGCGGCGCTGGCGGAACCGGTGGTGCCGGTGGTGCCGGTGACGCCGCGCACGAAGCCGCTAACGGCGGTGATGGCGGTCTCGGCGGTGATGGCGGCAAGATCGGTAACGGCGGTACCGGTGGTACGGGTGGTGCCGGTGGGGTCAGCGGCACGAACGGGGGCGACTTCACCGGTGGGGTATCCGTCGGCGGCACGGGTGGTAACGGCGGTGCTGGTGGTGCTGGCGGCACCGACGCGGGCAATGGCGGCAACGGCGGTGTCGGTGGTGTCGGCGGCGCCGGGCACGACGGGATCAAGGGCGGGAACGGCGGCAACGGTGTCGTCGGTGAGAACGACGGAAAAGGCCATGACGGCCAGGCCGGCGGCGATGGCTTCGCTGGCGGCAAGGGCGGTCAAGGTGGTGCAGCCGGGGTTAAAGGTGGCGGCGAAAACAGCAAGGCTGGACAGAACGGTGCTGGTGGAGATGGAGGCGTCGGGGGTGCTGCCGGTGCTGGCGGCGACGGCGGTGCCGGTGCCAAGGGTGACTGGAACTACGAGGGTTCAGGCGGCCATCTCGGTGCCGGTGGCGATGGAGGTGACGCTGGCCATGGCGGCACGGCCGGTAATGGTGGGGCGGGCGGTGACGGCGGTGGCGACGGCGAGGCACAGGGGCAGTCGGGCGAGCATGGCGATGTAGGCAGCGGCAAGCCGTTTGAAGCCAGCAAGGGCGGTGCCGGTGGCGACGGTGCCGATGCCACAGCTGACCACTCCACCGGGGGTAACGGTGGCAACGGCGGCAAGGGTACCGATGGTGGTGATGGCGGCGCCGGCGGCAACGGCGGCAACGGCGGAACATTCGGCGACGGCGGCAATGGCGGCAATGGCGGTGACGGCGGCGACGGTTCCCGCAGCGACGGTGGCGCCGGCGGGGCCGGTGGTGCCGGCGGCGCTTCTGAGTCCGGCGATGGGGGTGCCGGTGGCCTCGGCGGTAATGGCGGTAACGGCGACCACGGCCTGACCGGCGACGCCGGCGAAGCCGCTGTGGTTGGTGTCAACAACGGTGCCGGCGGCAATGGCGGCAACGGTGGAACTGGCTTCGATGGCGGTGCCGGCGGCAAGGGTGGCGCTGGCGGCACGTCGCAGAGCGGAACCGCAGGCGTCAACGGCAATGGCGGCGACGGCGGCGACGGCGGATCCGGCGGTGCGGGCGGCAACGGCGGCAACGGAGCTGATGGTAACTGGGATCAGAAGGGCCAGTACGGCTTTGGTTCCGGTGGCCAGGGCGGCAATGCCGGTAACGGCGGCGCCGCCGGTAAGGGCGGCGATGCGGGTGCTGCAGGCACCGGCGGCACCGGTGGCGAGGCCGGTACCGATGGCGCGGACGGCGTAGGAGTTGCCACCGGGGCGCAGGGTGGCGACGGCGGCGACGGCGCCGAAGGAGATGAACTCCACCTGAATGGTGGCGCCGGCGGTGACGGCGGCAATGGCGGCACCAACGGCGACGGCGGCAACGGCGGCCAGGGCGCTGACGCAGAGCAGGATGACACTGGCAACGCGGCTACCGGCGGCAACGGCGGGGCCGGCGGCAACGGTGGCGCCGGCGGCACGGTTGACGGTAACGGCGGTACGGGCGGCAACGGCGGTGACGGCTCTTCGACGACCATCACTGATCCCGCCACCCTGACCAAGGGCGGCAATGGTGGTGCCGGCGGCAAGGGAGGTGCCGCGACCAACGGCGAAGGCGGGAACGGCGGTATGGGTGGTGACGCCGGCTCCGGCACCCAGTACGGCGGCACCGGCGGCGCCGGTGGTGCAGGCGGCGCAGTCACCGGCGACGGTAACGGCGGCAAGGGCGGGGACGGTGGCGCGGGCGCAACCGCGACCGGCTGGAAGTCCGACGGCACCTGGGGTATTGACGGATTCAGCGGCAAGTTCGGCTCCGGCACCATCCTCGGTGTCTCCGGTGCGGGTGGCGCGGGTGGCGCTGGTGGTGCCGCGACCACTGGCGACGGCGGTGACGGTGGCACCGGCGGTGCTGGTGGCACCACCGATGCTGAGGCGGGCACCGTGGTCATCTGGGGCGGTGCGGGTGGCGCCGGCGGTGCTGGTGGCGCCGCGACGGTCACCGCCGGTGACGATGAGGATGCCCCGGTTCCCGACAGCGGCGACGGTGGCAACGGTGGCAACGGCGGCGTCGGCGGTGAAGGCACTATCACCGGTGGCAGCGGTGGCAATGGCGGCGCCGGCGGCGCCAGCACAAGTGGCACCGGTGGCACCGGCGGTAGCGGTGGCGAAGGTAAGGCGGCCTCCGGCTGGAACGACGCCAACGGCAGCATTGCCGGCAAGGGCCAGATCCTGGGCTTTGCCGGCAGCGGCGGCAACGGCGGGGCAGGCGGCAACGGCGAGACCGGTGGCAGCGGCGGTGCTGGCGGCACCGGCGCCGACGGCTTGATCGGCAATAAATTCAGCTCCGGCGGCACCGGTGGTAATGGCGGCGCCGGCGGGACCGGCACCACCGGCGACGGCGGTAGCGGTGGCAAGGGCGGTGACAGCGGCAACGCGACCTGGCGGGCCCACAACGGCGGTAGCGGCGGTGCGGGCGGCAACAGCACCAGCGGCAACGGCGGTAAGGGCGGTGACGGCGGTGCCGGCGGGACACTCACCAGCGGGGGCACCGCACCGACCAACGGCCAACCGGTCATCGTCGGCGCCGGCGGCAACGGCGGCAACGGCGGCAGCAGCACGGCGACCGACACCGAAGGCCACGGCGGCGACGGCGGTACCGGCGGCAACGGCGGTGACGGTGTCGGCAGCGTCAAGGGCGGAGCCGGCGGTACCGGTGGCACCGGCGGCAAGGCGGGCAGTGTGGCGGGCGAGGCCGGAGCCAAACCCGCTGCCCCCACCGGCACGAGCGGTGTCGAAGGCGGTGCCGGCGGCGACGGCGCCGAACCCACGCCGGCACCCACGCCCTAG
- a CDS encoding adenylate/guanylate cyclase domain-containing protein: MDLEPVGRRADKLEEVVQIPEQTSPDRRRSFSLEEAAAWLNRTTNDVRVVDLVRRVRRALPGDPDFGDPLSTAGDGGPQAAARAADRLMGDRSAASREVSLGALQIWQALTQRMSRAPSNAESTLVFTDLVGFSTWSLRSGDDATLTLLRRVSQAVEPPLLDAGGRIVKRMGDGIMAVFRDPLIAVSAVLEAHEAIGTVEVNGFTPRMRAGIHTGRPQRLADDWLGVDVNIAARVMERAVKGGIMASGATLERIDPADLDELGVVAKRARRQVLAAKTSGVPADLMMYRLKAVHREPPAAE; encoded by the coding sequence ATGGACCTCGAGCCGGTCGGTCGGCGGGCTGACAAGCTCGAGGAGGTGGTGCAGATACCCGAACAGACCAGCCCTGATCGCCGCCGTTCGTTCTCCCTCGAAGAGGCAGCGGCCTGGTTGAACCGAACGACCAACGACGTGCGGGTGGTCGACCTGGTCCGGCGAGTGCGCCGGGCGCTGCCCGGGGACCCGGATTTCGGCGATCCGCTGTCCACCGCCGGTGACGGGGGCCCGCAGGCGGCCGCGCGGGCGGCCGACCGGCTGATGGGCGACCGGTCTGCGGCGTCTCGTGAGGTCAGCCTGGGCGCTCTGCAGATCTGGCAGGCGCTGACCCAGCGGATGTCGCGTGCGCCGTCGAACGCCGAGTCGACGCTGGTCTTCACCGACCTGGTCGGTTTCTCCACGTGGTCGCTGCGGTCCGGGGACGACGCCACCCTGACCCTGCTGCGGCGGGTGTCGCAGGCGGTGGAACCGCCGCTGCTGGACGCCGGGGGCCGCATCGTCAAACGGATGGGCGACGGGATCATGGCGGTGTTCCGCGATCCGCTGATCGCGGTGAGCGCGGTGCTGGAGGCCCATGAGGCCATCGGCACGGTCGAGGTCAACGGCTTCACCCCGCGCATGCGGGCCGGTATCCACACCGGCCGGCCGCAGCGGCTGGCCGACGACTGGCTGGGGGTGGACGTTAACATCGCCGCCCGGGTCATGGAGCGCGCGGTCAAGGGCGGCATCATGGCCTCCGGGGCGACACTGGAGCGCATCGACCCTGCCGACCTCGACGAATTGGGTGTGGTGGCCAAGCGCGCCCGCCGCCAGGTGCTGGCGGCCAAGACCAGCGGTGTGCCCGCCGATCTGATGATGTACCGGCTCAAGGCGGTTCACCGCGAGCCTCCCGCCGCCGAGTAA